GCCTTCAAAACTTTAGATAAAAGGTGTGTGTAATTTCCATTCCGAATATACACTGCACTATACAAGGGAGACAACAATAGACACGTTTTTGAAATGCTATGTCTAAGAATATAGAcattgtaaagattttttttatcaaCCCTAATGTAATCTCCTATTTCAGATGTAAGTAAGATAACGATACAGATTCACTAATTACTTGGACATTTTAAACAGTTTACATTCATCAGGAACTACAGCACTTGGGTTTACATAATTAGGTTAATATAAGCAATGAAACATTTCTCTCTCCCAAATCACATCCAACTGAAGCACATTTAGAGTACTTATACTGCGAAGTGCATTCCATATATGAATAAAAGTAGCCCTTGCAATAGCTACATCAATTATAGAGCTAAACTGAACCTTTTAAAAAGCTTGCTTTGATTCCTTCACTTCCAACCCATCTCATTAATCATATGGAAAAAGTAAGTCTGACTTTGGTACTATGGCCAATATTCTTACTGAACTACATAATACACCCTGGATTAATggggaaaaattatttttcttcatcACTCCCACCCCCATATGTCAGATTCCTAAAGCAACCACATGTTTTTGTACTAAGACCCAAAACTTAAATTAACTGTAGTGCAAGCCACACAAGCAATACTAGCAACAAAGAGCAAATACCCCGACAACCACCTAGTGATTGTTTCacataacttttaaaaattagcagCCAAGCCTCTGCAGTTTACAAATAGCATGACTGCCCTTTCAAAGGAAGTACTTATTTCTAGTTATCTGCTACCAATTATCCAGTGCCTGCATTGTGATTCAAACATACAGGGGAAGAGGAGACACCCTGggaaattttaaattatttattaggCTTAAATTAACTTTTGAACAGCACATAGAATTTAAATGGACAACACCTGCCATATCTGCCCATGAGAAAGTAAATGGTAGGAGTAGTTGGCAAAATAATTTAACATGGATTTAGCTGATAAAATTCCCAACCCGATGCACTATCATGTCAGCCTATTACAGatgattaaattattttaaaaagcaggCTTCCAATTGTACGATTTTCAATTTAATTACTAGCTgggaaattaaaacaaatgtgGCTTTCACCACCAGCCTCTGCTATGCTGAGACTTGACATGTTAATATTAGATTTTCTTTATTTAATCTCGTTTCTGAAAATCTGTAAAGGCTCCTCCGCCAAACCTGGTAATACGCTACCAAGGCCACTGCAGAGCTTCTTAGCTGCTGGAAGCTTTTTTGTTTCCTGGTCAAAAGCTTCACAGACCAAAGGTAACTGCAATGATCCTGAGCTGCAAACAGTTCAGTCATGTGAGATGCCAaacaccctggggggggggggggggggggggggggggattgaatACAGTGGAAGTTGAAGACACTCACCACTGTGTAAGAATAGGCCCTTggttgggggatgggagggagagcTTCCTGACTGTGGTATTTCATCTTTACCTTGCAGAATGTAAAGATctaggttgagattttcaaagcactgaCTTAGTCACATACCTTCTGTTCAAATTAATGGAAGGTGGGAGGCTACATCtcctgaactttttaaaaaatctcaaacTTGAATCCTTCCAAGATTGACTCTCCTATActactttgaaaatcttagccttacttgtTCAGTTCTGAAGAATAACGACAGCAGATGTGTTCTGTTCAGAATACTGCATGAGATGGAGGCTGAGATTTCTAGAGGGGCGTAAGGGAGTTAGGtgtccattgactttcaatggaagTTGTGCACCTAATTTCCTTAGGCCACTTTGACCACTTGGGAGAATATTTGGTACGTGTAGAGTCTCAACAAAAGGACATTTAATCAAGGTCATGTTTTGTGGGGTTCTGGGCACCTTCAACACCGATTGATGAAAATAGGGGTTGAGGCTGCTCAACATCTCACAGAATCAACCCCTAGAAAATCAGATCCTAAGGCATTAACAATGGCCCAGCAGATGATACAttcatctattaaaaaaaatatgcaaaATTAAGAAACAGTTAATCTAACCATTAGCTTTTGCCAGTACAAAATAATTTTTCAGACACTCTTGTTATCAGggcaaaataaactttaaaatatttttaaactgtgAAAAAATACAAgtaaatttttattaaaaaatatatatatattccttacTCCACATTTGTTTGTACAGATAGTTTCGTGTTAAAAggacaaaagaaaaaataaaataaacacatcAATAAAGGCATACTCAGACTATAAAATTATTTATATAGTGTATTTGGTAGAAGCATCTTTCTGTAAAACTGAGTAAAAAGAAGTTAATTATTCAGCTTTCATCTGCTCTCTAACATCAGAAGGCAAAGTTTCAAACAAGGTGTCTTCTACAACCAAGCCAGTCCGCTTCAAAGCTCTACACTCACCAAGTTCAGGCGGGAGAATTTCAAAGTGATTGCCTTTAATATCCAAATAGGAGAGGAATACTAAATTACCAATTTTAGGTGAAAGGACTGACAAGTTATTTTTCCCAATCTTGAGAGTCTTAAGTTTTTTGCAAAAGTATAATTCATCTGGCACACTCTCCACTTTGTTACAAGTGATGGAAAAATACTGTAAACTTTGCAGCACTCCTATTTCCGGTGGAATAAATCGTATATCATTGTAAGACAAGTCTAAGTATCTGATTTTGTTGCATAGGAATAGGTGGGATGGAAGAACCTCTATTTTGTTGTGACTAAAGGAAAGACGCTCTAGGCTAGTGAGTTTCTTTATATGTTCTGGGATATATGTTATACTGTTGTACCACAGTTTTAGGATTGTAAGTTTTCTCAGATATTGAAAACTAACTATTTCTTCTATTGATTTGAGGTTGTTTTCCTTTAAATCCAATTCCTGGAGACTGAGAAGGCTAAAAACTGCATGAGGTATGCGCTCCAAATCACAGTGAACCAGCTCCAACTCTGTCAAGTTAATCATTTTCTTCAGGTTATTGAGCATCACTAATTTGGTGCCATCGTTATGGATACACATTTTTTGAAGATGACTTGAAACATCAACTACAGATTGTGGGATTTTGGATACATTGCTTTTAATGTAGAGAATTTTAAGGCTTTTAAGTTCCCGAAAAGACTCAAGTGTAATGTTTTTGGAAATATCATGACTGAGAGAACCAATTAAGTAGAGCTCTTCTAAATTTCTGAGCCCATACATCCAATGTGGAAGCTCCCTGATGTCATCAAACTTGACGCTCAAGATCTTCAGATTTTCCTTCAGAAAAGCCAAGGCAGCACAGTGGATCTTCACAGAACACTGGTACAAAGAGAGCTCTTGGAGATTATCCAACTGTGCAATGGTTGCTGGTATCAtaacattattaattatttcaaGTTTTAAAGACTGCAGCTCTGTAATTTCAAAAACGGTGTCTGGAAGTCCAGAAAGCATGAAGAGCTGCAGTTCTAGCCGGTTATATGCATTTGTTTGTAGCCTCTGTCTCAATTTATCCGCAGTCCATTCATTGTTTAAGTTCAGCTGTTTCAGCTTGTTTTCACTGACTTCTGACAGGAACACTGCAAATCTCTTTGAATAaagagggtcatattgatctaTCATGTGAAGCATAAAAGCAAAGTCATTCTTAACATCTGGGATATCATCAATTCCAGTCTCTTGCCGAACATATTCAAAAGAATATTCCTTTAGTGAACGATAGAACAACCAATATAAAGTGTAAAGGCATGTTAGTCCATAGATGCTTACAAAGCACAGGTAGCAGAAGGAAAGTTTAGAGAATAGATGCGCCATGGTATGATTACAGGAAAAATTCTTATATCCTGTCATGTCCTGTATGTCAACATTACAGTCTACTGTAAATTGAACTTCTGAAACTAGTGCACTATTGTAAGCAATAATGATAAGGAATTTAATAACTTTAAGTACAGTCTGACGAACATACATAGCATAGAGCAGATCACTTTCTTCAACATGCAGTCGGAATTTCTTCACCTTTTCAAATAATGCTTTTGCCTGTTCTCCTTCTTTTTTATCCAGTGCCCCTGCCGTCCCCTTATCTACAACAAACTTTTCCGGTATCGATTTTAAAGACTGACTCTTGACCAAAGTGCCTTCTGTGCTAGGTTGGATAGTATTTGACCTGCTTATGTTGTTCTTCCTGTTGTCCTTCTCTTCCGAGtcttccccagacacttcagatAATGCCCTGGTTGTCCAGGGAGAATCAAAACATTTCCCAAGTATGGAAATGAAGTGTTCAATTTTTGAGCTCGATCCAGGGAATTTGAACCAGAAGTTACTACATAGCATGAAGATCAGAGTATGTATAAGGACAAGGTAAGGGAAGTACTTTGCATACCAATGCAGGGCACGTTCATAGCACATTTGGTTTATAAAGCTATACTGCTGAAGGTCTAAATCAGTCTTTAGTCCTTTCATTTCAACAGTGGCAGGAGTAGTGGATGGTTTGGGTGGAGGAAGTGGGGTTGTATTTGGGACTGCATTAGACACATTAGGAACGTGAGCGTGGTTCTGTGAAGGCTGTATTCTTTTTGGAAGGCATATTATTTTGTCTTGCATAACCTGAAACACATAGAAAGATACACTTTCAAATCATGTAGGATAATAGCATCAGCTAAATGTAATTTCTCCTTGACATACTCTATGCTGAGTATTAGTTCagtggttaagtccattattgTTATTTGTTATGTGCTAATCACACGATTAATATATATGCTAAAAACTAGATTGTCTGACCTATTTAGTCGTTACCATACTTATAAAAATCTTccacatgtaaacaaacttatgaAAGAGTAGCTCTGTCTTTGATTTCATGATCATTGCATGAATTCAGCACTAACCAATCAGATTTAAACCTACCACATATACACATGGGCTTATTCTGCCTGAGTGCCCacacttcccattgacttcagcaggagctgaGGGAGCATGCCACCTAGCAGGACTGGACCCCACCATTACTTTTTAACTATCTCCAGCATGGTGACTGCTgaaacttaggccatgtctacacttaccagtagCTTGGCGCTGCTACAATCGATGTAGTGggtgttgatttagcaggtctggtgaagacgtGCTAAATCACTGGGAGAGTGCTCTCCAATCAATTTGTGTACTCCATCTCCCCAAGAAGGGTAAGATAAGTCGGTGGGAAAGCATCTTCCCATCTACACAGCGCGGTGTAGACACCGtggtaaattgacctaagctatgtcgacttcAATTATGTTATTCACATAATTGTGAAGTTGGGTCGACTtactgcggtagtgtagaccaggcttagaAAGCTCCTTTAGATacactgagccagatcctcaactcGTATAAACTGGTATaaagctccagtgaagtcaacagagttaccCCGATCaacatcagttgaggatctggcccattatcttGAAATTGGGTTTACACATTTGTAATAAACAGGAATGTAAATATTTGTCTGTTTCATTTGAATTGTTTTCACACACCATTTCCCTTGTGGTTTATTCAGTCAAGCAGTTAAGCATGCAAGTGACTGAAACTATGCTTCGTTCATGTCAACAAACACTTGGCTGCTGGCCCAAAAAGTGCCCTCGTTAAGTGGAATTTTTGAATTCATATATCACATACATACATATCTTCTGTACGCAGcagaagatatttaaaaaatataatacaAACAAACCTATAACTTACATCCTGCACAATTTGGGACATTTATCATTGAAATTCTGGAGAAAATTCCCTGCTGGTGTCAATGAGCAGAGTTCCACTGAAGTCTGCCAGTTTATGACAGCAGAGAATTTGTCCCTTTAACTTCACTTCCTAGGGAATGTGAGTTCCATGTTAGAGGTATTCTTGGATCCAGCAGCGTCAGCTGGATCAAATCCTGCTAAGACAATGTGAATCGGTAAGAAAATGGCATAGGGGTTAAACAGGAAATGATGAGGCTTATTTCATATCAGTGGCAGGAACACAGGGCCAGATTGTGGCATGCTCTATGGGTTtatgccaggggttctcagacttttgtactggtgacccctttcacacagcaaacctctgattgcgacccccccttatgcattaaaaacacttttttatatatttaacaccattataaatgctggaggcaaagcagggtttagggtggaggctgacagctcgcgaccccccatgtaataacctcgtgaccccttgaggggtcccaaccccgagtttgagaacccctggtttatgcAGAGGAGAAGCCTCTGCCAAGTCATTATTCTCTGCATAGGTGGGTAGAGCAAAGGCTGTGGGAGGTATACTGCACCAGGTATAAGCCGAGCATAGGGTAAGTCCTAACTGGAATGGGGAAAACTGGGAGGTAGATTGTGATTTGATAGGTAGTTCCTGGGTCTGCACAACTGTGCACTGCCTCATACATAAAAATCACCATTTAGGTGCCCCCTtccccttttattttttattaaaagggGCAGTTAATGTTTATGTGTCTAAACTTTGATCTACTCTCAAACCTTTTGAAAAGGTCCTTCAAATTTAcagatgtaaaaacaaaaaatattcatgaccaaatatctatatttttttaaacaacaggTTTTTTTTGTGGAGCCCCCCATACATAGTGCTTTCTGCTCCTCGTCAAATTTTGGCTCTGTAGCAACATTTAACTAACCCAGCAGTTAACATCAATTGTTTATGTACCAAGCATCCTCAAAATGTTTTGGCATGGAGGAGGGACAATTATTAATTATGGGTGGTTATGAATAAAATAAGCATATTCATTTCAGCTCTATTCAAAACACAGggagaaaaataaaattgatGTTTGCCAAATGAAAAAGACAAGAATATATTTTTAAGCCCTTAAGAAAGTTGTAAATAATAGTGAAAAACAAGAATTTAACTCAACGGTCAGGTTTGCTTTGAAAAATTGTTATAAAAAAAGGCACAAATTCTCCTCACGCTCCTTTGCCATGACTGAGgatcattaaaaaacaaatgggccaattcctcagctggtgcaaaccaACATTGTTCTACTGACTTCTGATTTTCAGCAGCTAAGGGTCTGGGTCTTAATATTGTATTCATCTGTTCACACAAATTACTCATCTGGGCCAGCAGATTTTGGCATTGCCGGTAGTGACTACAGCGAAAACAAAACTTGACAATGTTCTTCTAAAGAAGGCTCTGTCTGGCATTTTTTGAACACTCCGACAACATGCTTTTAAGTTATACGTTGTTTAGTTTACCTGTAATGTACATCCAAATACACCAATCATCAGCATGGCTACTGAGAGATAGTCCGTAAACACATCCCACCATGGCTTCAGTACTCTGAATGCCGGCTGCTGTTCAGAGAACTGACGAAATTCAGTAACAG
Above is a genomic segment from Mauremys reevesii isolate NIE-2019 linkage group 8, ASM1616193v1, whole genome shotgun sequence containing:
- the LRRC8C gene encoding volume-regulated anion channel subunit LRRC8C isoform X1; the encoded protein is MIPVTEFRQFSEQQPAFRVLKPWWDVFTDYLSVAMLMIGVFGCTLQVMQDKIICLPKRIQPSQNHAHVPNVSNAVPNTTPLPPPKPSTTPATVEMKGLKTDLDLQQYSFINQMCYERALHWYAKYFPYLVLIHTLIFMLCSNFWFKFPGSSSKIEHFISILGKCFDSPWTTRALSEVSGEDSEEKDNRKNNISRSNTIQPSTEGTLVKSQSLKSIPEKFVVDKGTAGALDKKEGEQAKALFEKVKKFRLHVEESDLLYAMYVRQTVLKVIKFLIIIAYNSALVSEVQFTVDCNVDIQDMTGYKNFSCNHTMAHLFSKLSFCYLCFVSIYGLTCLYTLYWLFYRSLKEYSFEYVRQETGIDDIPDVKNDFAFMLHMIDQYDPLYSKRFAVFLSEVSENKLKQLNLNNEWTADKLRQRLQTNAYNRLELQLFMLSGLPDTVFEITELQSLKLEIINNVMIPATIAQLDNLQELSLYQCSVKIHCAALAFLKENLKILSVKFDDIRELPHWMYGLRNLEELYLIGSLSHDISKNITLESFRELKSLKILYIKSNVSKIPQSVVDVSSHLQKMCIHNDGTKLVMLNNLKKMINLTELELVHCDLERIPHAVFSLLSLQELDLKENNLKSIEEIVSFQYLRKLTILKLWYNSITYIPEHIKKLTSLERLSFSHNKIEVLPSHLFLCNKIRYLDLSYNDIRFIPPEIGVLQSLQYFSITCNKVESVPDELYFCKKLKTLKIGKNNLSVLSPKIGNLVFLSYLDIKGNHFEILPPELGECRALKRTGLVVEDTLFETLPSDVREQMKAE
- the LRRC8C gene encoding volume-regulated anion channel subunit LRRC8C isoform X2 yields the protein MSQIVQDVMQDKIICLPKRIQPSQNHAHVPNVSNAVPNTTPLPPPKPSTTPATVEMKGLKTDLDLQQYSFINQMCYERALHWYAKYFPYLVLIHTLIFMLCSNFWFKFPGSSSKIEHFISILGKCFDSPWTTRALSEVSGEDSEEKDNRKNNISRSNTIQPSTEGTLVKSQSLKSIPEKFVVDKGTAGALDKKEGEQAKALFEKVKKFRLHVEESDLLYAMYVRQTVLKVIKFLIIIAYNSALVSEVQFTVDCNVDIQDMTGYKNFSCNHTMAHLFSKLSFCYLCFVSIYGLTCLYTLYWLFYRSLKEYSFEYVRQETGIDDIPDVKNDFAFMLHMIDQYDPLYSKRFAVFLSEVSENKLKQLNLNNEWTADKLRQRLQTNAYNRLELQLFMLSGLPDTVFEITELQSLKLEIINNVMIPATIAQLDNLQELSLYQCSVKIHCAALAFLKENLKILSVKFDDIRELPHWMYGLRNLEELYLIGSLSHDISKNITLESFRELKSLKILYIKSNVSKIPQSVVDVSSHLQKMCIHNDGTKLVMLNNLKKMINLTELELVHCDLERIPHAVFSLLSLQELDLKENNLKSIEEIVSFQYLRKLTILKLWYNSITYIPEHIKKLTSLERLSFSHNKIEVLPSHLFLCNKIRYLDLSYNDIRFIPPEIGVLQSLQYFSITCNKVESVPDELYFCKKLKTLKIGKNNLSVLSPKIGNLVFLSYLDIKGNHFEILPPELGECRALKRTGLVVEDTLFETLPSDVREQMKAE